From Psychroflexus torquis ATCC 700755, the proteins below share one genomic window:
- the fahA gene encoding fumarylacetoacetase, with translation MSLKANDPSRKTWLDIPDNTDFPIQNIPFGVFLTRDDIITIGTRIGDFAIDLGALHQLGYFKDIPLTDDIFLQDTLNDFIADGRKTWRSVRNRVAELFDVNTDELKSNEKDKETVLFTLDEIEMQMPVQVGDYTDFYSSKEHATNVGKMFRDPENALLPNWLHAPIGYHGRSSSIVPSGIPIHRPQGQKLPKGSDEPIFGPTRQLDFELEMAFITTDSNLLGEPIPVEDAESYIFGMVLFNDWSARDLQKWEYVPLGPFLGKNFGCSVSPWIVTLDALEPFRVEGPKPIKKLLPYLQTTDKKSFDINLSVSIKPENTDEMVITKSNFKFMYWNMSQQLAHHTVNGCPVNSGDMMASGTISGSTPDSYGSMLELSWGGSKTVKLNGGEERRYIEDNDTVTLRGYCQNHEVRIGFGEVSTKILPVFKF, from the coding sequence ATGTCTTTAAAAGCTAATGATCCTTCTCGAAAAACTTGGTTGGATATCCCCGATAATACAGATTTCCCTATTCAGAATATTCCTTTTGGTGTTTTTCTTACCAGAGATGATATTATTACCATAGGAACACGCATTGGTGATTTTGCTATAGATCTAGGTGCTTTGCATCAACTTGGCTATTTTAAAGATATCCCATTGACAGATGATATTTTTTTGCAGGATACCTTAAATGATTTTATTGCAGATGGCAGAAAAACTTGGAGATCTGTCAGAAATCGAGTTGCAGAACTATTTGACGTTAATACTGATGAATTAAAGTCCAACGAAAAAGACAAAGAAACTGTCTTATTTACTTTGGATGAGATTGAAATGCAAATGCCTGTTCAGGTTGGAGATTATACAGACTTTTATTCCAGTAAGGAACATGCTACCAATGTAGGTAAGATGTTTAGAGATCCAGAAAATGCTTTACTGCCAAACTGGCTGCATGCGCCAATAGGTTATCATGGTAGGAGTTCGTCAATAGTGCCAAGTGGAATACCTATTCACAGGCCACAGGGCCAAAAATTACCTAAAGGATCTGATGAGCCTATCTTTGGGCCCACTAGACAATTAGACTTTGAATTAGAAATGGCATTTATTACGACCGATAGCAATCTTTTGGGAGAACCAATACCGGTAGAAGATGCTGAAAGCTATATTTTTGGAATGGTACTCTTCAACGATTGGAGTGCTAGAGATCTTCAAAAGTGGGAATATGTACCACTTGGACCATTTCTTGGCAAAAACTTTGGATGCTCAGTTTCACCATGGATTGTTACTTTAGATGCTTTAGAGCCTTTTAGAGTAGAGGGGCCTAAGCCTATCAAGAAACTATTACCGTATTTACAAACCACCGATAAGAAAAGTTTTGACATCAATCTCTCGGTATCAATTAAGCCAGAAAATACTGATGAAATGGTTATCACAAAATCTAATTTCAAATTTATGTATTGGAATATGAGCCAGCAGCTGGCTCACCATACAGTTAATGGATGTCCAGTAAATAGTGGCGATATGATGGCGAGTGGAACTATTTCTGGATCTACACCAGATTCTTATGGCTCTATGTTAGAGTTATCCTGGGGAGGCTCCAAAACAGTTAAATTAAATGGTGGTGAAGAACGCCGATATATTGAAGATAACGATACAGTAACCCTACGTGGATATTGCCAGAATCACGAAGTTAGAATTGGTTTTGGTGAAGTCTCAACTAAGATTTTACCAGTTTTCAAATTCTAG
- the glyA gene encoding serine hydroxymethyltransferase, whose product MKDKAISDLILEEKNRQTNGLELIASENFASQDVLDAAGSVLTNKYAEGYPGKRYYGGCEVVDKVEDLARERVKKLFGAKYANVQPHSGSQANTAVFSICLNPGDTILGFDLSHGGHLTHGSPVNFSGKLYSPVFYGVDRETGLIDYEMVREMAHKEKPKMIIAGASAYSREIDYKIFREIADEVDAILLADMAHPSGLIAAGLLQSPLQHCHIITSTTHKTIRGPRGGIILMGKDFENPFGLKFKNGNLKKMSSLLDSSVFPGNQGGPLIHIIAAKAIAFGEALSEDFVSYQKQVIKNASAMAKAFMDKDYKIISGGTDNHMMLIDLRNKNISGKQAEEALGAAGITVNKNMVPFDDKSPFVTSGIRIGTPAITTRGVMENEMSKIVDLIDDVIVNHENTSHLESIKEQVHAMMSHRPLFTEAVKS is encoded by the coding sequence ATGAAAGACAAAGCGATTTCAGACTTGATTCTTGAAGAAAAAAACAGACAAACTAATGGTTTAGAATTGATTGCAAGTGAAAATTTTGCAAGTCAAGATGTATTGGATGCTGCTGGTTCTGTACTCACCAATAAATATGCTGAAGGTTATCCAGGCAAACGGTATTACGGTGGATGTGAAGTCGTAGATAAAGTTGAAGATCTGGCTAGAGAGCGTGTTAAAAAGTTATTTGGTGCCAAGTATGCTAATGTTCAGCCACACTCTGGTTCCCAGGCGAATACTGCTGTTTTTTCCATCTGTTTAAATCCAGGAGATACTATCCTTGGTTTCGATCTTTCTCATGGTGGTCACCTTACCCATGGCTCTCCTGTTAACTTTTCTGGAAAGCTATACAGTCCTGTATTTTACGGTGTAGATAGAGAAACTGGCCTTATCGATTATGAGATGGTAAGAGAAATGGCTCATAAAGAAAAACCAAAAATGATTATAGCAGGTGCATCTGCGTATTCTAGAGAAATCGATTATAAAATATTTAGGGAAATAGCCGATGAGGTTGATGCTATTTTGTTAGCAGATATGGCTCATCCATCTGGTTTAATAGCTGCTGGACTTTTACAAAGCCCGCTACAACATTGTCATATTATCACATCAACTACTCATAAAACTATTCGGGGCCCTAGAGGTGGTATTATTTTAATGGGTAAAGATTTTGAAAACCCATTTGGTCTCAAATTTAAGAATGGAAACTTAAAGAAAATGTCTAGTTTACTAGATAGCTCAGTTTTTCCTGGAAATCAAGGTGGTCCATTAATACATATCATCGCTGCTAAAGCAATAGCTTTTGGTGAAGCGCTTTCTGAAGATTTTGTGTCTTACCAAAAACAAGTTATCAAAAATGCCTCGGCAATGGCAAAAGCATTTATGGACAAAGATTATAAAATCATCTCGGGCGGAACAGATAATCACATGATGCTTATCGATCTCCGAAATAAAAATATTTCAGGCAAACAAGCTGAAGAAGCTCTTGGCGCTGCTGGTATAACAGTCAACAAAAACATGGTCCCATTTGACGATAAATCTCCATTTGTTACTTCAGGAATAAGAATTGGTACCCCTGCCATAACCACTAGAGGTGTGATGGAAAATGAGATGTCTAAAATTGTAGATCTTATAGATGATGTTATCGTTAATCATGAGAATACGTCACATTTAGAGTCAATAAAGGAACAAGTCCACGCTATGATGAGCCATAGACCTTTATTTACTGAAGCAGTAAAGAGCTAA